The Impatiens glandulifera unplaced genomic scaffold, dImpGla2.1, whole genome shotgun sequence genome has a segment encoding these proteins:
- the LOC124917325 gene encoding glutamic acid-rich protein-like, whose amino-acid sequence MKEKKEKKDENVEVKEEDKGEDKDEKKKNVKVEKKKKNENKKMVEILDVVVEKDEDDKKKIEEDNDEDVEKLNEEDKDDDLLEEKDEDLVNEEDVEKVNVLEEKDEDLVKEEYVEKVNVFEEKDEDLVNEEDLEEVNVLEDKDEELVNEEDLTKVNVLIEDLVKKIEDVEKVNEKIEEDVVNKKINKDKDVDLFVEKDEVEHLQHCPLHPPLLEIF is encoded by the exons ATGAAGgaaaagaaggagaagaaggatGAGAATGTTGAGGTGAAGGAGGAAGACAAGGGGGAAGACAAGGATGAG aagaaaaagaacgTGAAAgtggaaaagaagaagaagaatgaaaataagaagatGGTGGAGATCTTGGATGTGGTGGTGGAGAAGGATGAGGATGACAAAAAGAAGATTGAGGAAGACAATGATGAGGATGTGGAGAAGCTGAATGAGGAAGACAAGGATGATGATCTATTGGAGGAGAAGGATGAGGATCTTGTGAATGAAGAAGATGTGGAGAAGGTGAATGTGTTGGAGGAGAAGGATGAGGATCTGGTGAAGGAGGAATATGTAGAGAAGGTGAATGTGTTTGAGGAGAAGGATGAGGATCTAGTGAATGAGGAAGATTTGGAGGAGGTGAATGTGTTGGAGGATAAGGATGAGGAGCTTGTGAATGAGGAAGATTTAACGAAGGTGAATGTGTTGATTGAAGATCTGGTGAAGAAGATTGAGGATGTGGAGAAGGTGAATGAGAAGATTGAGGAAGATGTGGTGAATAAGAAGATTAACAAAGACAAGGATGTGGATCTATTTGTGGAGAAGGATGAG GTAGAGCACCTTCAGCACTGCCCCTTGcatcctcctttgcttgaaatcttctag
- the LOC124917320 gene encoding pentatricopeptide repeat-containing protein At5g64320, mitochondrial-like, protein MRDSRKSTVMLKRLKHVGHMQQHMSRNLGFSFYSSGDVSYTDSAPNISKTHESDLETNWERLLKPFDLEELRKSLPWITPFRLCKLLELPIDVPTSMEIFHWAGKQKGYCHSFDVYYSLIDKLGVAMEFKMIDKLLLIMKEEDITFKESIFIMIMKHYGRAGLPGQATRVLLDMMTSFSCEPTFKSYNVVLHILVEGNCPEVAPNVFYQMLNKGISPNVYSFGLVMKALCSINDVDTACSLQKDMMKYGCVPNSVIYQTLIHALSKSNRVNESSKLLEEMFLMGCTPDVETFNDVILGLCRSNRVPEAARMVDRMITRGFSPNQITYEVLMRGLCKMKRVDQACALLEKVPNPCIVLFNTLISGYVSDGRLDEATAVMNDDIPRNGCEANVYTYTMLVHGYCKMGSLSLACDMVKEMESKGCEPNVYTYTILIDSFCKRGKLKEVGYIMEEMSFKGISLNEVGYNCLISSLCKHSKIDEALQMLNNMSNKGCKPNVFTYNSLIFGLCRVDRLEEASIMFRDMVLDGVIANTITYNTMINGFLRNGLTEDALKLVNDMLFRGCPLDEITCNGVIRALCNDGAVDKAMGFFEEMIGKGMKLSVVSCNILINGFCRTSNVQSALEFLRDMVHRGLTPDIATYNTLINGLCIMGRIEEAMNLLDKLRSEGISPDAITYNTLISCHCKLGMLEEARVILCRGVNNGFIPNDVTWFILVKNFVKECKNVLC, encoded by the exons ATGAGAGATAGCAGAAAATCTACAGTTATGCTAAAAAGATTGAAACATGTCGGTCATATGCAACAACATATGAGCAGAAACCTGGGATTTTCTTTTTACAGTTCTGGAGATGTAAGTTACACTGACAGTGCCCCAAATATCAGTAAAACCCATGAATCAGATTTGGAAACCAATTGGGAAAGATTGCTCAAGCCTTTTGATCTCGAAGAGCTCCGAAAATCGCTTCCATGGATTACCCCGTTTCGTCTGTGCAAGTTACTTGAACTCCCAATTGACGTCCCAACTTCTATGGAGATATTTCATTGGGCTGGTAAACAAAAGGGTTATTGCCATTCATTTGATGTATACTACTCATTGATTGATAAACTTGGAGTTGCCATGGAATTTAAGATGATAGATAAGTTATTGTTGATAATGAAGGAAGAAGATATAACTTTTAAGGAATCCATCTTTATCATGATTATGAAGCATTATGGTAGAGCTGGTTTGCCTGGGCAAGCCACTAGGGTTCTTTTAGATATGATGACTTCATTCTCTTGTGAACCAACTTTTAAATCCTACAATGTTGTTTTGCATATACTTGTGGAAGGAAATTGTCCTGAAGTTGCCCCAAATGTGTTTTATCAGATGTTGAATAAGGGTATATCTCCTAATGTCTATTCTTTCGGTTTAGTAATGAAAGCTTTGTGCTCCATTAACGACGTAGATACAGCTTGTTCGCTCCAAAAGGACATGATGAAATACGGTTGTGTACCCAATTCGGTTATTTACCAAACCCTAATACACGCGCTCTCTAAGTCCAATAGAGTAAACGAGTCTTCCAAACTTCTAGAAGAGATGTTCCTAATGGGATGCACTCCCGATGTTGAGACATTCAATGACGTAATCCTTGGACTCTGCAGGAGCAACAGAGTGCCAGAGGCCGCGAGAATGGTTGATCGTATGATCACAAGAGGGTTCTCTCCAAATCAGATAACCTACGAGGTTTTGATGCGCGGTTTATGCAAGATGAAGAGAGTAGACCAAGCGTGTGCCTTATTGGAGAAAGTACCTAATCCATGTATAGTCTTGTTCAACACGTTGATCTCTGGATATGTTAGCGATGGGAGGCTTGACGAGGCGACAGCTGTCATGAACGATGATATCCCTAGAAATGGTTGTGAGGCGAATGTCTACACTTACACTATGCTTGTCCATGGTTATTGCAAAATGGGTTCTTTAAGTTTGGCTTGTGATATGGTCAAAGAGATGGAATCAAAGGGTTGTGAGCCTAATGTTTATACTTATACAATTTTGATTGATTCCTTTTGCAAGAGGGGGAAATTAAAGGAAGTTGGTTATATAATGGAAGAGATGTCATTCAAGGGGATATCCCTTAATGAAGTTGGATATAATTGCTTGATTTCCTCTTTGTGCAAACACAGTAAGATCGATGAGGCTTTACAAATGCTAAACAACATGTCAAACAAAGGATGCAAACCGAATGTATTCACGTATAACTCATTGATATTCGGATTGTGCAGAGTCGATCGATTGGAAGAAGCCTCGATAATGTTTCGCGATATGGTTCTAGATGGGGTTATCGCGAACACGATAACGTACAACACAATGATTAACGGTTTCTTAAGGAATGGTTTAACGGAAGATGCACTTAAGCTTGTAAATGACATGCTATTTAGAGGATGCCCACTCGACGAAATCACTTGTAATGGAGTTATTAGGGCACTTTGTAACGACGGAGCGGTTGATAAGGCGATGGGATTCTTTGAGGAAATGATTGGAAAGGGAATGAAGTTGAGTGTTGTTTCTTGCAACATTTTGATTAACGGGTTTTGTAGGACTTCAAATGTACAAAGTGCGCTCGAGTTTTTGAGGGATATGGTGCATCGAGGATTGACACCGGATATTGCTACTTATAATACCTTAATTAATGGATTATGCATTATGGGACGTATTGAAGAAGCTATGAATTTGCTTGATAAGTTAAGGTCAGAAGGAATATCTCCGGATGCTATCACTTACAACACATTGATAAGTTGTCATTGTAAGTTAGGGATGTTGGAAGAAGCTCGTGTAATTCTTTGTAGAGGCGTGAATAATGGGTTTATACCAAACGATGTTACATGGTTTATATTGGTGAAGAATTTTGTAAAAGAATGCAA GAACGTGCTATGCTAG
- the LOC124917326 gene encoding secreted RxLR effector protein 161-like, which produces MATAKPIDTPSASNAHLSVAFVPKSSQEKEYMSHVPYASAVRSLMYAMVCTRPDLAHAVSVVSRFMGDPGKEHWQTVKRIFRYLRGTSDIGLSYGGDSQCLVSGYSDSDYAGDVDSRRSMTGYVFTLGGSVVSWKATLQPTVTLSTTEAEYMALTETAKEGIWLKRLVSDLGLHHDQASVYCDSLSAICLTNDQVHHERTKHIDVRYHFLRSEKRIKVNKVGTADNPSDMFTKPVP; this is translated from the coding sequence ATGGCTACTGCTAAGCCCATTGATACTCCTAGTGCTTCAAATGCACATTTGTCTGTAGCATTTGTACCTAAATCATCTCAGGAGAAGGAATACATGTCACATGTTCCTTATGCTAGTGCAGTGAGAAGcttgatgtatgctatggtcTGCACTAGACCGGATCTTGCACATGCTGTTAGTGTTGTCAGTAGGTTCATGGGAGaccctggtaaggaacactggCAAACAGTGAAGAGGATTTTCCGCTATCTCAGGGGTACATCTGATATTGGTCTCAGTTATGGTGGTGATAGTCAGTGTCTAGTATCTGGTTACTCAGATTCTGACTATGCTGGAGATGTAGACAGTAGAAGATCGATGACCGGTTATGTATTCACACTTGGTGGTTCTGTTGTGAGTTGGAAGGCTACTCTGCAGCCGACAGTAACCttgtctactacagaggcaGAATATATGGCCTTGACAGAAACTGCTAAGGAAGGAATCTGGTTAAAAAGATTGGTTAGTGACTTGGGTCTACACCACGATCAGGCTTCAGTGTACTGCGACAGTTTGAGTGCAATATGCTTAACCAATGATCAAGTTCACcatgaaagaacaaaacacattgatgtgAGGTACCATTTTCTGAGAAGTGAGAAGAGGATCAAGGTAAACAAAGTGGGGACTGCAGACAATCCATCTGATATGTTTACCAAGCCAGTTCCGTAG